A single genomic interval of Burkholderia sp. HI2500 harbors:
- a CDS encoding nuclear transport factor 2 family protein — MTDLSPGLIDALAQRVAALDAERAVRATITRYMALCDVPEDAGDGPSLAGLFTPDAVWEGIGPQYAQKFGRLEGTAAIVAMLGRYLPPDPHFSANLHFLTSESIEIGAGNTSARGRWIMLQASRYADGSAELIAARLTVDFAPAGNGSAWLIRHFRTERVLDGPWPLAAPRP; from the coding sequence ATGACCGACCTGTCCCCCGGCCTGATCGATGCGCTCGCGCAGCGCGTGGCGGCGCTCGACGCCGAGCGCGCGGTGCGCGCGACGATCACGCGCTACATGGCGCTGTGCGACGTGCCCGAGGATGCCGGCGACGGCCCGTCGCTCGCCGGGCTGTTCACGCCCGATGCCGTGTGGGAAGGCATCGGCCCGCAGTATGCGCAAAAGTTCGGTCGCCTCGAAGGCACGGCCGCAATCGTCGCGATGCTGGGCCGCTACCTGCCGCCCGATCCGCACTTCTCGGCGAACCTGCACTTCCTGACGTCGGAGTCGATCGAGATCGGCGCCGGCAACACGAGCGCGCGCGGCCGCTGGATCATGCTGCAGGCGTCGCGCTACGCGGACGGCTCGGCCGAGTTGATCGCCGCGCGGCTGACCGTCGATTTCGCGCCGGCCGGCAACGGCTCTGCGTGGCTGATCCGCCATTTCCGCACCGAGCGCGTGCTCGACGGCCCCTGGCCGCTCGCCGCGCCACGGCCCTGA
- a CDS encoding amidase, translated as MTGFIDTFTLGGPGHTIAIKDTIDIAGHPTRAASRALADAPPATQHADVVRLLLDAGWQIAGKANMHELAFGMTGINDYTGTPVNPQDATRIPGGSSSGSASLVGLGTVDAALGTDTGGSIRGPAACCGVAGLKPTFGRVSRRGVAPADTTLDCVGPFARDIRTLVAVMAAIAPGFDRAQAAASVAGCTVAHVTVDADPAIAAALDAAVRASGLRSHAVVLDDMRASFAAGLTVINAETSRAFGHLVETGKLGADLDARLRAAATTTPAALKEAEAVRARFTAQVDAALEHADVLVLPTLPALPITLQQARDGVSVIAMSSLIRPFNLSGHPALSLPLPLAGSPLKAGLQIVGRKGADEHVCAIAAHFETAIAA; from the coding sequence ATGACAGGCTTCATCGACACCTTCACGCTCGGCGGCCCCGGCCACACGATCGCGATCAAGGACACGATCGACATCGCGGGCCATCCGACCCGCGCGGCGAGCCGTGCGCTCGCCGACGCACCGCCGGCCACGCAACACGCGGACGTCGTCCGCCTGCTGCTCGACGCGGGCTGGCAGATCGCCGGCAAGGCGAACATGCACGAGCTCGCATTCGGCATGACCGGCATCAACGACTACACGGGCACGCCCGTCAATCCGCAGGACGCGACGCGCATTCCGGGCGGCTCGTCGAGCGGTTCCGCTTCGCTCGTCGGGCTCGGCACGGTCGATGCGGCGCTCGGCACCGACACGGGCGGCTCGATTCGCGGGCCGGCGGCCTGCTGCGGCGTGGCCGGGCTGAAGCCGACGTTCGGCCGCGTGTCGCGGCGCGGGGTCGCGCCCGCCGACACCACGCTCGATTGCGTCGGGCCGTTCGCACGCGATATCCGCACGCTGGTTGCGGTGATGGCCGCGATCGCGCCAGGCTTCGATCGTGCGCAAGCCGCGGCCTCCGTGGCAGGCTGCACGGTCGCGCACGTCACGGTCGACGCCGACCCGGCCATCGCCGCCGCGCTCGACGCGGCCGTACGCGCATCGGGCCTGCGCTCGCACGCCGTCGTGCTCGACGACATGCGGGCGTCGTTCGCCGCCGGGCTCACCGTGATCAACGCGGAAACGTCGCGCGCGTTCGGCCATCTCGTCGAAACCGGCAAGCTCGGCGCCGACCTCGATGCGCGATTGCGTGCAGCCGCAACGACTACGCCCGCGGCATTGAAAGAAGCCGAAGCCGTACGCGCACGCTTCACCGCACAGGTCGACGCCGCGCTCGAACACGCGGACGTGCTCGTGCTGCCGACGCTGCCCGCGCTGCCGATCACGCTGCAGCAGGCGCGCGATGGCGTATCGGTGATCGCGATGTCGTCGCTGATCCGGCCGTTCAACCTGAGCGGCCATCCGGCGCTCAGCCTGCCGCTGCCGCTCGCCGGTTCGCCGCTGAAGGCCGGCCTGCAGATCGTCGGGCGCAAGGGCGCGGACGAACACGTCTGTGCGATTGCTGCACACTTCGAAACGGCAATCGCCGCATGA
- a CDS encoding SDR family NAD(P)-dependent oxidoreductase produces the protein MSDRVVLVTGAARGLGAVIAERFHAAGYRVALADIAADAIQAHARELDPSGERAIALPLDVTSKRDFEAARDALVARWGRIDVLVNNAGASKVVPAMEITAEQFDQVIDVNLRSVLFGCQVFGQYFAERGAGRIVNIASLAGQNGGSATGAHYAAAKGGTLTLTKVFARDLAAQGVTVNAISPGPLDLPIVYESVAPEKLRQVLASLPGGKLGSAGFVADTAVLLASGDAHFANGACWDINGGLYMR, from the coding sequence ATGTCAGACCGAGTCGTCCTCGTCACCGGCGCCGCGCGCGGGCTCGGCGCCGTCATCGCCGAACGTTTTCATGCGGCCGGCTACCGCGTCGCGCTGGCCGATATCGCCGCCGACGCCATTCAGGCGCATGCACGCGAACTCGACCCGAGCGGCGAACGCGCGATCGCGCTGCCGCTCGACGTCACGTCGAAACGCGATTTCGAAGCCGCGCGCGATGCGCTCGTCGCGCGCTGGGGCAGGATCGACGTGCTCGTGAACAATGCGGGCGCATCGAAGGTCGTGCCCGCGATGGAGATCACGGCCGAGCAGTTCGACCAGGTGATCGACGTGAACCTGCGCAGCGTGCTGTTCGGCTGCCAGGTGTTCGGCCAGTACTTCGCGGAACGCGGCGCGGGCCGTATCGTCAACATCGCGTCGCTCGCCGGGCAGAACGGCGGCTCGGCGACGGGCGCGCACTACGCGGCCGCGAAAGGCGGCACGCTGACGCTGACCAAGGTGTTCGCGCGCGATCTCGCCGCGCAGGGCGTGACCGTCAACGCGATCTCGCCGGGCCCGCTCGACTTGCCGATCGTGTATGAAAGCGTCGCACCGGAGAAGCTGCGCCAGGTGCTCGCGAGCCTGCCGGGCGGCAAGCTCGGCTCGGCCGGTTTCGTGGCGGATACGGCCGTGCTGCTCGCGTCGGGCGACGCGCATTTCGCGAACGGCGCGTGCTGGGACATCAACGGCGGGTTGTACATGCGCTGA
- a CDS encoding response regulator transcription factor, producing the protein MTSPAPIVYIVDDDNGMRTSLAWLLESVGIASEGFANATDFLARFDVNLPACLVLDVRMPEKSGFDVQAELNARGATLPVIFVSGHGDIPMSVRALQNGAIDFVEKPYNSQQMLERVQRALRLAQQRHAVSQRHRELRQRLDALTAREKEVLRGVVDGKGSKQIASDLSISVKTVDVHRASIKEKLGATSIAALVRDVMVVWGDDGESSR; encoded by the coding sequence ATGACGTCACCCGCACCGATCGTATACATCGTCGACGACGACAACGGCATGCGGACGTCGCTCGCGTGGCTGCTCGAATCGGTCGGCATCGCGTCCGAAGGGTTCGCGAACGCCACCGATTTTCTCGCGCGCTTCGACGTGAACCTCCCTGCGTGCCTGGTGCTCGACGTGCGGATGCCCGAGAAGAGCGGCTTCGACGTGCAGGCCGAGCTCAACGCGCGCGGCGCGACGCTGCCGGTGATCTTCGTCAGCGGGCACGGCGATATCCCGATGTCCGTGCGTGCGCTGCAGAACGGCGCGATCGATTTCGTCGAGAAGCCGTACAACTCGCAGCAGATGCTCGAGCGCGTGCAACGCGCGCTGCGGCTCGCGCAGCAGCGGCATGCGGTGAGCCAGCGTCACCGCGAGCTGCGCCAGCGGCTCGATGCGCTGACCGCGCGCGAGAAGGAAGTGCTGCGCGGCGTGGTGGACGGCAAGGGCAGCAAGCAGATCGCGTCGGATCTGTCGATCAGCGTGAAGACCGTCGACGTGCATCGCGCGAGCATCAAGGAGAAGCTCGGCGCGACGTCGATCGCCGCGCTCGTGCGCGATGTGATGGTCGTGTGGGGCGACGACGGGGAGTCGTCGCGATAG
- the hpaC gene encoding 4-hydroxyphenylacetate 3-monooxygenase, reductase component, which produces MSSTTDIQRPARVEPTDAQKAFRQAMAHLGAAVNVITTAGPHGRCGITASAVCSVTDTPPTLLVCLNRSSAMRATFERNRHVCINVLPAEHEQLARHFAGLTDLSMERRFDLPVWDRGEQDVPVLRDALASLQGTIADMKEVGSHSVMFIQATSIRVRDDGDSLIYFSRAFHRVSRTACVR; this is translated from the coding sequence ATGTCTTCCACGACCGATATCCAGCGACCGGCACGCGTCGAGCCGACCGACGCGCAGAAGGCCTTCAGGCAAGCGATGGCCCACCTCGGCGCGGCCGTCAACGTGATCACCACAGCCGGGCCGCACGGCCGCTGCGGCATCACCGCGAGCGCCGTGTGCTCCGTCACCGACACGCCGCCGACGCTGCTCGTGTGCCTCAACCGGTCGAGCGCGATGCGTGCGACGTTCGAACGCAACCGCCACGTCTGCATCAACGTGCTGCCGGCCGAACACGAGCAACTCGCGCGGCATTTCGCGGGGCTCACCGACCTGTCGATGGAACGGCGCTTCGATCTGCCGGTGTGGGATCGCGGCGAGCAGGACGTACCCGTGCTGCGCGACGCGCTCGCGAGCCTGCAGGGCACGATCGCCGACATGAAGGAAGTCGGCTCGCATTCGGTGATGTTCATCCAGGCGACGTCGATCCGCGTGCGCGATGACGGCGACAGCCTGATCTACTTCAGCCGTGCATTCCATCGCGTGTCACGCACGGCGTGCGTGCGGTGA
- a CDS encoding YbfB/YjiJ family MFS transporter, with amino-acid sequence MRAAPQPEQPGPSRPDTGATSPFPERDPERIAAWRLAICLSLGSAIALGLARFSYALLLPPMKADLGWTFAQAGALNTANAAGYLVGALAFPWLSRRWRAGSLLAAGCVLTALLMAACGLTSGMHALLVQRLATGVGSALIFISGGVLAARLASASPRDAGLLLGLYYGGTGWGIVASSLLVPATLSHGVHGWQPAWFALAFACVLFSAVAVSAARRIERMHAAPTAPRGEATAAATASPARFALALAGYGLFGVGYIGYMTFIVALLRGAGMSGTVVAAFYVMLGVATVVSARLWSGLLDRMRGGQALAVLNALLGIATLMPAMFVHPVAAFASGVLFGATFLSAVASTTAFVRHNLPPDGWAKGISAFTTVFAFGQIAGPVAIGWVSDSAGLARGLVYSALTLFAGAALAAGQRALRAAA; translated from the coding sequence ATGCGCGCAGCGCCGCAACCGGAGCAGCCCGGCCCGTCGCGGCCGGACACCGGCGCGACCAGCCCCTTCCCGGAACGTGACCCCGAACGCATCGCCGCGTGGCGGCTCGCGATCTGCCTGTCGCTCGGCAGCGCGATCGCGCTCGGCCTCGCGCGCTTTTCGTATGCGCTGCTGCTGCCGCCGATGAAGGCCGATCTCGGCTGGACGTTCGCGCAGGCCGGCGCGCTGAACACGGCGAACGCGGCCGGCTACCTGGTCGGCGCACTCGCGTTTCCGTGGCTGTCGCGGCGCTGGCGAGCAGGCTCGCTGCTGGCGGCCGGATGCGTGTTGACCGCGTTGCTGATGGCCGCGTGCGGGCTCACGTCCGGCATGCATGCGCTGCTCGTGCAGCGGCTCGCGACCGGTGTCGGCAGCGCGCTGATCTTCATCAGCGGCGGCGTGCTGGCCGCGCGGCTCGCGTCGGCGTCGCCGCGTGATGCGGGCTTGCTGCTCGGGCTCTACTACGGCGGCACGGGATGGGGCATCGTCGCATCGTCATTGCTCGTGCCGGCGACGCTCTCACACGGCGTACACGGCTGGCAACCCGCGTGGTTCGCGCTCGCCTTCGCGTGCGTGCTGTTCTCGGCGGTGGCCGTGTCGGCCGCGCGCCGCATCGAGCGCATGCACGCGGCACCGACTGCGCCGCGCGGCGAAGCGACGGCGGCCGCGACCGCGAGCCCCGCGCGCTTCGCGCTCGCGCTGGCCGGCTACGGCCTGTTCGGCGTCGGTTACATCGGCTACATGACGTTCATCGTCGCGCTGCTGCGCGGCGCGGGGATGAGCGGCACGGTGGTCGCCGCGTTCTACGTGATGCTCGGTGTCGCGACCGTCGTGTCGGCGCGGCTGTGGTCGGGGCTGCTCGACCGGATGCGCGGCGGCCAGGCGCTCGCCGTGCTCAACGCGCTGCTCGGCATCGCGACGCTGATGCCGGCGATGTTCGTGCATCCGGTGGCCGCGTTCGCGTCGGGCGTGCTGTTCGGCGCGACGTTCCTGTCGGCCGTCGCATCGACGACGGCCTTCGTGCGCCACAACCTGCCGCCGGACGGCTGGGCGAAGGGGATCAGCGCGTTCACGACGGTCTTCGCGTTCGGGCAGATCGCCGGGCCGGTCGCGATCGGCTGGGTGTCGGACAGTGCCGGGCTCGCGCGCGGGCTCGTGTATTCGGCGCTGACGCTGTTCGCGGGCGCCGCGCTCGCGGCCGGGCAGCGCGCATTGCGAGCCGCCGCGTAA
- a CDS encoding RNA-guided endonuclease InsQ/TnpB family protein, which produces MRRLQAFKFELMPNGEQQRDMRRFAGSCRFVYNKALALQKENYEAGGKFIGYVAMAKHLTEWRNGGETPWLKDAPVHPLQHALKDMERAYKNFFAKRAAFPKFKKRGQRDSFRYPDPKQFKLDQPNGRIFLPKLGWMRLRLSRPVLGELRNATVSFNAGKWWVSIQTEREVEQPVPHATSVIGIDVGIARFATMSDGTFLTPLNSFKKHEARLRRCQRAMSRKVKFSNNWIKARARVQRIHARIANARRDYLHKATTTISKNHAMVCIEDLQVRNMSRSAAGSTDAPGKNVRAKSGLNKAILDQGWFEFRRQLEYKLAWNGGWLVAVPPANTSRTCPACGYVSADNRTTQEKFACVECSYEENADVVGALNILARGHRVAACGETVQSGRSMKQEPAEAI; this is translated from the coding sequence ATGCGACGACTCCAGGCCTTCAAGTTCGAACTGATGCCGAACGGCGAGCAGCAGCGCGATATGCGCCGCTTCGCCGGATCGTGCCGGTTCGTTTACAACAAGGCACTGGCGTTGCAGAAGGAGAACTACGAGGCGGGCGGCAAGTTCATTGGCTACGTAGCAATGGCCAAGCATCTGACGGAGTGGCGTAACGGAGGCGAAACGCCATGGCTCAAGGACGCCCCCGTTCACCCGTTGCAACACGCCCTCAAGGATATGGAGCGGGCCTACAAGAACTTCTTCGCCAAGCGAGCGGCGTTTCCGAAGTTCAAGAAGCGCGGCCAGCGCGACAGTTTTCGCTACCCGGACCCCAAGCAATTCAAGCTCGACCAGCCCAATGGGCGCATTTTCCTGCCCAAGCTGGGCTGGATGCGGCTGAGGCTGTCGCGTCCCGTGCTTGGCGAACTGCGCAACGCAACGGTCAGCTTCAACGCGGGCAAGTGGTGGGTCTCGATCCAGACCGAGCGGGAGGTCGAGCAGCCGGTGCCCCATGCCACCAGCGTGATCGGCATCGATGTGGGCATTGCCCGCTTCGCCACGATGAGCGACGGCACGTTTCTCACACCGCTCAACAGTTTCAAGAAACATGAGGCTCGTCTGCGTCGATGCCAACGTGCGATGAGCCGCAAGGTCAAGTTCAGCAATAACTGGATAAAAGCTAGGGCCAGAGTCCAGCGCATCCATGCGCGCATCGCCAATGCTCGCCGCGACTACCTGCACAAGGCCACGACCACGATCAGCAAAAACCACGCGATGGTGTGTATCGAGGACTTGCAGGTTCGGAATATGTCCAGGTCGGCGGCGGGCAGCACCGATGCGCCTGGCAAGAACGTTCGGGCCAAGTCCGGTCTGAATAAGGCCATCCTCGACCAAGGGTGGTTCGAGTTCAGGCGGCAGTTGGAATACAAGCTGGCCTGGAACGGCGGCTGGCTCGTGGCGGTTCCGCCCGCGAATACAAGCCGGACGTGTCCAGCTTGTGGATACGTGAGTGCGGATAACCGGACCACGCAGGAAAAATTCGCCTGTGTCGAATGCAGTTACGAGGAGAACGCCGATGTCGTCGGCGCTCTGAACATTCTGGCGCGGGGACACCGCGTCGCAGCCTGTGGAGAGACGGTGCAGTCGGGCCGCTCAATGAAGCAGGAACCCGCCGAGGCGATCTGA
- a CDS encoding RBBP9/YdeN family alpha/beta hydrolase, whose protein sequence is MDQTIVIVPGIGNSGPDHWQSHWEAALPGAVRMAPASWDAPDLRDWMAALDEAVAQAATPPVVICHSLGCLLFAHWRAASTRVVRAAWLVAVPDPGGPRFPVAARAFADVPEGDFASFPVLAIASSDDGYDPAGRGIAWAQARGATPLLLGPRGHLNTEAGLAEWPEGRALFTAFMAGLRG, encoded by the coding sequence ATGGACCAGACGATCGTGATCGTGCCGGGGATCGGCAACTCGGGACCGGATCATTGGCAGAGCCACTGGGAGGCCGCGCTGCCGGGCGCCGTGCGCATGGCGCCGGCGTCATGGGATGCGCCCGACCTGCGCGACTGGATGGCGGCGCTCGATGAAGCCGTTGCGCAAGCCGCGACGCCGCCGGTGGTGATCTGTCATTCGCTGGGGTGCCTGCTGTTCGCGCACTGGCGGGCGGCGTCGACGCGCGTCGTGCGCGCTGCGTGGCTCGTGGCGGTGCCCGATCCGGGCGGCCCGCGTTTTCCGGTTGCGGCCCGTGCGTTCGCGGATGTGCCGGAGGGCGATTTCGCCAGCTTTCCGGTGCTGGCGATCGCCAGCTCGGATGACGGGTACGACCCGGCCGGGCGCGGCATTGCATGGGCGCAAGCGCGCGGCGCGACGCCGTTGCTGCTCGGCCCGCGCGGCCATCTGAATACGGAAGCGGGATTGGCGGAATGGCCCGAGGGACGCGCGTTGTTCACGGCTTTCATGGCGGGATTGCGGGGGTAG
- a CDS encoding Lrp/AsnC family transcriptional regulator, producing MSNGELDRLDLSILEALQDNARMPLSEVGRRIGLSQPATSERVKRLEERGIIAGYVARIDPAALGLGMMAIIRLKTTHEHIKPALRAFAEMPHVIEVHRMTGEDCFLLKVLVPTPGQLETIIDAIARFGAVTTSLVLRSEPAKPLGKALLG from the coding sequence ATGTCGAACGGAGAGCTCGATCGCCTGGATCTGTCGATCCTCGAGGCGCTGCAGGACAATGCACGGATGCCGCTGTCAGAAGTGGGCCGCCGCATCGGCCTGTCGCAGCCGGCTACGTCGGAGCGCGTCAAGCGGCTGGAAGAGCGCGGCATCATCGCGGGCTACGTTGCACGGATCGACCCGGCCGCGCTGGGGCTGGGGATGATGGCCATCATCCGGTTGAAGACGACGCACGAACACATCAAGCCCGCGCTGCGTGCGTTCGCGGAGATGCCGCACGTCATCGAGGTCCACCGGATGACCGGCGAGGATTGCTTCCTGCTGAAGGTCCTGGTGCCGACGCCGGGACAACTGGAAACCATCATCGATGCGATCGCCCGCTTCGGCGCGGTCACGACGTCACTCGTGCTGCGATCCGAGCCGGCCAAGCCGCTCGGCAAGGCGCTGCTCGGTTGA
- a CDS encoding leucyl aminopeptidase, with protein MLNLHRALGFHPALRDKLARGESGKLLVGHDTRNRDIALRAFSALPDSLDATTLCLESTPPADIAAALDRADLFVLLYDSSCLPTPSPSGPPFLAAIRPAIVEHWSKSVLFKDYGPHLDEAFAESLDDIAARNGRLIDAAAHASRIRFIDEAGNTLTGSLAPDQKWTSVDGMGNLDVVPGEIATHVTDLNGSVVFSGTFLGTVPFAIKYKVAEQLATLQVENSTIVGFDTDNEGFRRDFSTYLDRHPNHRRIEEFGIGTNLGIRGLYGRNAGFEERHPGLHLGLGGGENGSHHLDLIFARGTLALDDRIVFDGAFAV; from the coding sequence ATGCTGAACCTGCATCGCGCGCTGGGCTTCCACCCCGCGCTGCGCGACAAGCTCGCGCGCGGCGAGTCGGGAAAACTGCTGGTCGGCCATGACACCCGCAACCGCGACATCGCATTGCGTGCGTTTTCCGCCCTGCCCGATTCGCTCGACGCGACCACCCTCTGCCTCGAAAGCACCCCACCCGCCGATATCGCCGCCGCGCTCGATCGCGCCGATCTGTTCGTGCTGCTGTACGACTCGTCGTGCCTGCCGACGCCGTCGCCAAGCGGGCCGCCGTTCCTCGCCGCGATCCGCCCCGCGATCGTTGAGCACTGGAGCAAGTCGGTCCTGTTCAAGGATTACGGCCCGCATCTCGACGAGGCATTCGCCGAATCGCTCGACGACATCGCGGCACGCAACGGCCGGCTGATCGACGCGGCCGCACACGCATCGCGGATCCGCTTCATCGACGAAGCCGGCAACACGCTGACAGGCTCGCTCGCGCCGGACCAGAAATGGACGAGCGTGGACGGCATGGGCAACCTCGACGTCGTGCCCGGCGAGATCGCAACGCACGTCACCGACCTCAACGGCTCGGTCGTCTTCAGCGGCACGTTTCTCGGCACCGTGCCGTTCGCGATCAAGTACAAGGTGGCCGAGCAACTGGCCACGCTGCAGGTCGAGAACAGCACGATCGTCGGGTTCGACACCGACAACGAAGGTTTCCGGCGCGATTTCTCGACCTATCTCGACCGGCATCCGAATCACCGGCGGATCGAGGAATTCGGCATCGGCACGAACCTCGGGATTCGCGGGCTGTACGGCCGCAACGCGGGATTCGAGGAACGCCATCCGGGCCTGCACCTCGGGCTCGGCGGCGGCGAAAACGGCAGCCACCATCTCGACCTGATCTTCGCGCGCGGCACGCTCGCGCTCGACGACCGGATCGTGTTCGACGGCGCGTTCGCCGTCTGA
- a CDS encoding GNAT family N-acetyltransferase produces the protein MITIRPMTDDDFPRFWPTYRAIVAAQETYAFDAAPTQEAARALWLDAPLCTWIAEEGGVVLGSYYLKANAGGPGNHVSNCGYMVSEAARGRGVARLMCEHSQQVARERGFLAMQFNSVVSTNEVAVALWQKLGFEIVGRLPRAYRHARLGFVDSLVMYKWLGDTAAAEA, from the coding sequence ATGATCACGATTCGCCCGATGACCGACGACGATTTCCCGCGCTTCTGGCCGACCTATCGCGCGATCGTCGCCGCTCAGGAAACCTATGCATTCGATGCGGCGCCGACACAGGAAGCGGCGCGCGCACTGTGGCTCGATGCGCCGCTGTGCACGTGGATCGCCGAAGAGGGCGGCGTGGTCCTGGGCTCGTACTACCTGAAGGCGAACGCCGGTGGCCCCGGCAATCACGTGAGCAACTGCGGCTACATGGTGAGCGAGGCCGCGCGTGGCCGCGGCGTCGCGCGCCTGATGTGCGAGCACTCGCAGCAGGTCGCACGCGAGCGCGGTTTCCTCGCGATGCAGTTCAACTCGGTGGTGTCGACCAACGAAGTGGCGGTCGCACTGTGGCAGAAGCTGGGATTTGAAATCGTCGGCCGCCTGCCGCGGGCGTACCGTCACGCGCGGCTCGGCTTCGTCGACAGCCTCGTGATGTACAAGTGGCTCGGCGACACGGCGGCCGCCGAAGCCTGA
- a CDS encoding AraC family transcriptional regulator, which produces MSFWDFTRSPASARLLVDFGDERGVPHTTLLAGTGLADAQLDDPKVEVTAAQELRLTGNLLRALGRAPGLGFEVGQRYHFSAYGVWGYGLIASASARDALALALRFLPLTYAFTVITYREEGGSCVLNFGAPELDGTLSRFLVERDMAAAAVLLQEIGDDTFALSRFTVQAARTPTTPVPRIAGIEPAFSARANSLAFDRAFLDRLLPHANPLTVSMCEQMCGQLLEARRARVGTSEMVRQYLSATPGPAPFSLEDMARLMNTSPRTLKRRLQEEGTTFRALLAQARGAMAETLLGDARLSLAEVAERLGFSDLSSFSQAFKRWYGVPPGAYRSAAQRDGSRS; this is translated from the coding sequence ATGAGCTTCTGGGATTTCACCCGGAGTCCGGCCAGCGCCCGGCTGCTGGTCGATTTCGGCGACGAACGCGGCGTGCCGCACACGACGCTGCTGGCCGGCACGGGCCTCGCGGACGCGCAGCTCGACGATCCAAAGGTCGAGGTGACGGCCGCGCAGGAACTGCGGCTGACCGGCAACCTGCTGCGCGCGCTCGGGCGCGCGCCGGGCCTCGGGTTCGAGGTCGGCCAGCGCTATCACTTCTCCGCGTACGGGGTGTGGGGCTACGGGCTGATCGCCAGCGCGAGCGCACGCGACGCGCTCGCGCTGGCGCTGCGCTTCCTGCCGCTCACCTATGCGTTCACGGTGATCACGTACCGCGAGGAAGGCGGCTCGTGCGTGCTCAATTTCGGCGCGCCGGAACTCGATGGCACGCTGAGCCGGTTCCTGGTCGAGCGCGACATGGCGGCCGCGGCCGTGCTGCTGCAGGAAATCGGCGACGACACATTCGCATTGTCGCGCTTCACGGTGCAGGCGGCGCGCACGCCGACCACGCCGGTGCCACGCATCGCCGGCATCGAGCCCGCGTTCTCGGCGCGCGCGAACAGCCTCGCTTTCGACCGCGCGTTTCTCGACCGGCTGCTGCCGCACGCGAATCCGCTGACGGTGTCGATGTGCGAGCAGATGTGCGGCCAGCTGCTCGAAGCGCGGCGTGCGCGCGTGGGCACGTCGGAGATGGTGCGCCAGTACCTGAGCGCGACGCCCGGCCCCGCGCCGTTCTCGCTCGAGGACATGGCGCGGCTGATGAACACGAGCCCGCGCACGCTCAAGCGCCGGCTGCAGGAGGAGGGCACGACGTTCCGCGCACTGCTCGCGCAGGCGCGCGGCGCGATGGCCGAGACGCTGCTCGGCGACGCGCGCCTGTCGCTCGCGGAAGTGGCGGAGCGGCTCGGCTTCAGCGACCTGTCGAGTTTCTCGCAGGCGTTCAAGCGCTGGTACGGCGTGCCGCCGGGCGCGTATCGCAGCGCGGCGCAACGGGACGGCAGCCGTTCCTGA